A genomic segment from Pararge aegeria chromosome 15, ilParAegt1.1, whole genome shotgun sequence encodes:
- the LOC120629834 gene encoding THO complex subunit 7 homolog codes for MGDEDVIRRRLLIDGDGTGDDRRLNVLLKTFIKWCADEKMEESKATHDRMLAQLAQCEFAVTKSQLGSEMMAAELQSYESLSKILENGIEVAKGNIEKSKADFAQAKTVRKNRIEYDVLAKVISEQPDRKETLDRLSLLKTELGSLEATKQQLESRLSLRKKQFHVLVTSIHQLQALLDEPDDMDNISEDIEMI; via the exons ATGGGAGACG aggaTGTAATACGTAGAAGACTCCTAATTGATGGAGATGGTACTGGAGATGATAGGAGActgaatgttttattaaaaacgttCATAAAATGGTGTGCAGATGAAAAAATGGAGGAGAG TAAAGCAACACATGACAGAATGCTGGCCCAACTTGCTCAATGCGAATTTGCAGTCACAAAATCTCAGTTGGGTTCAGAGATGATGGCTGCGGAACTCCAAAGCTATGAGTCTTTATCCAAAATACTAGAGAATGGTATAGAAGTTGCTAAGGGTAACATTGAAAAGAGTAAAGCGGATTTCGCACAGGCGAAAACTGTAAGAAAGAATCGCATAGAATATGATGTTCTAGCAAAAGTTATAAGCGAACAGCCCGATAGGAAAGAGACCTTAGACCGactaagtttattaaaaacagAACTGGGTAGTTTAGAGGCAACTAAACAACAACTAGAAAGTAGATTGTCTTTAAGGAAAAAGCAATTTCATGTGTTGGTGACTTCGATACATCAGCTGCAAGCTTTGTTGGATGAACCTGATGATATGGATAATATTTCTGAAGATATTGAAATGATATGA
- the LOC120629884 gene encoding solute carrier family 35 member F1-like, whose product MENVNFSEKVENYFSELGRCGVGAALVGGAWRGQRLGVAHVAGATLGLMAVVCVVWADVEGAPTDGKNQLVGDMLCLGGSLLYAVVTVLQEIMLRTHSCAEYLAVLGFIGSILSCTQTFLLDFEELLTFNWYEFDTIAQLGSYCGVQTVFQILQSFMLKEAGAIILHLSFLSADYYTLIAGMYIFQFKFHALYFLSYLLAMVGVFLFSARSTSPPAPALLPQLINDSVQSQDNVSMEYTVPTLDCIPLSEGLEPPMSRDTTFTSFLGGPQANMPSLPNGTVTFGHPNGTPNDNEKDIDQD is encoded by the exons ATGGAGAACGTTAATTTTAGTGAGAAAGTCGAAAATTATTTTTCGGAACTGGGTCGATG TGGGGTGGGTGCCGCGCTGGTAGGTGGCGCGTGGCGAGGGCAGAGGCTGGGAGTGGCGCATGTGGCAGGCGCTACACTGGGACTGATGGCAGTAGTCTGCGTTGTATGGGCCGACGTTGAGGGTGCTCCTACTGATG GAAAAAACCAACTTGTTGGAGACATGCTTTGTCTAGGAGGATCACTGCTGTATGCTGTAGTCACTGTACTCCAAGAAATAATGCTCAGGACGCACTCATGTGCTGAATACCTTGCTGTACTTGGCTTTATTGGCAGCATCTTGTCGTGTACTCAGACATTTTTGCTAGACTTTGAAGAGCTTTTGACTTTTAACTGGTACGAGTTTGATACAATTGCTCAGCTGGGAAGCTACTGTGGAGTTCAGACAGTGTTTCAAATATTGCAGAGCTTCATGCTGAAAGAAGCTGGCGCTATTATATTGCATTTGTCGTTTTTGTCTGCGGATTATTATACGTTGATCGCTGGGATGTACATATTCCAGTTTAAG TTCCACGCGCTGTACTTCCTGTCGTATCTGCTAGCGATGGTGGGGGTATTCCTGTTCAGCGCACGCTCAACCTCTCCTCCCGCGCCCGCACTGTTGCCGCAACTGATCAACGACTCCGTGCAATCGCAGGACAACGTCTCTAT GGAATACACAGTACCGACGTTGGACTGTATACCGCTGTCCGAAGGCCTCGAACCGCCGATGAGTAGGGACACCACATTCACGTCGTTCCTCGGCGGACCGCAGGCCAATATGCCCAGCTTACCAAACGGTACTGTCACTTTTGGTCACCCTAACGGTACACCTAATGATAATGAGAAAGATATAGATCAAGACTAG